In Chelonia mydas isolate rCheMyd1 chromosome 18, rCheMyd1.pri.v2, whole genome shotgun sequence, a single genomic region encodes these proteins:
- the SRM gene encoding spermidine synthase: protein MEPGAAAGAIREGWFRETCSLWPGQALSLQVEELLHQQRSRYQEILVFRSKTYGNVLVLDGVIQCTERDEFSYQEMIANLPLCSHPDPRKVLIIGGGDGGVLREVVKHPSVDSVVQCEIDEDVIQVSKKYLPGMAVGYSSPKLTLHVGDGFEFMKQNQEAFDVIITDSSDPMGPAESLFKESYYQLMKTALREDGILCCQGECQWLHLDLIKEMRQFCKSLFPVVEYAYCTIPTYPSGQIGFMLCSKNPSTNFREPMQQLSQQQVEKMNLKYYNSDIHQAAFILPEFARKALSDV from the exons ATGGAGCCCGGGGCGGCGGCCGGGGCCATCCGCGAGGGCTGGTTCCGGGAGACCTGCAGCCTCTGGCCCGGCCAGGCCCTGTCGCTGCAGGTGGAGGAGCTGCTGCACCAGCAGCGCTCCCGCTACCAGGAGATCCTGGTCTTCCGGAG CAAGACCTACGGCAACGTGCTGGTGCTGGACGGGGTGATCCAGTGCACGGAGAGAGATGAGTTCTCCTACCAGGAGATGATCGCCAACCTACCTCTCTGCAGCCACCCGGATCCCCGCAAG GTGCTAATTATTGGTGGTGGCGATGGGGGCGTGTTACGAGAAGTGGTCAAGCACCCTTCTGTGGATTCTGTGGTGCAGTGTGAAATTGACGAG GATGTGATTCAGGTATCAAAGAAATACCTCCCAGGGATGGCGGTGGGCTATTCCAGCCCCAAGCTGACCCTGCACGTCGGGGACGGCTTTGAGTTCATGAAACAGAACCAAGAAGCCTTTGATGTGATTATCACAGACTCCTCCGACCCCATGG GTCCTGCAGAGAGCTTGTTCAAAGAATCCTACTACCAGCTGATGAAGACGGCTCTGCGAGAGGATGGGATTCTCTGCTGCCAAG GTGAATGCCAGTGGCTGCACCTGGATCTCATTAAGGAGATGCGTCAGTTCTGCAAGTCTCTGTTCCCTGTGGTGGAATACGCTTACTGCACCATCCCTACCTATCCCAGCGGGCAGATCGGCTTCATGCTGTGCAGTAAGAACCCA AGCACAAATTTCCGGGAGCCTATGCAGCAGCTATCGCAGCAGCAAGTGGAAAAGATGAACCTGAAATACTACAACTCTGACATCCATCAGGCAGCTTTCATCCTGCCTGAGTTTGCACGGAAG GCCTTGAGTGACGTGTGA
- the LOC102948321 gene encoding somatostatin-2-like — MQLVASLVSVLLVAWSVRASALPGEERAAVASSREQTKARKDMILKMLVGLLDGMDTGREAASTDFEEPLESKLEEERLALGRLSQRDRKAPCKNFFWKTFTSC, encoded by the exons ATGCAGCTGGTGGCCAGCCTGGTGTCCGTGCTGCTGGTGGCGTGGAGCGTGAGAGCCAGCGCCTTGCCCGGAGAGGAGAGAGCCGCCGTGGCGAGCAGCAGG GAGCAGACCAAGGCCCGGAAGGACATGATCCTGAAGATGCTGGTGGGTCTCCTGGATGGGATGGATACGGGGCGCGAGgcagcttccactgactttgaAGAGCCCCTGGAGAGCAAATTGGAAGAGGAGCGGCTGGCTTTGGGGCGGCTATCACAGCGAGACCGCAAAGCCCCCTGTAAAAACTTCTTCTGGAAAACCTTCACTTCCTGCTAA